Proteins co-encoded in one Salvia splendens isolate huo1 chromosome 4, SspV2, whole genome shotgun sequence genomic window:
- the LOC121801549 gene encoding protein LEAD-SENSITIVE 1-like — protein sequence MGLLSNRIARSNLKPGDHIYSWRTAYIYAHHGIYLGDDKVIHFTRRGQEVGTGTVLDVLLVSSGPNRSYIPCPTCVPREDAHGVVSSCLNCFLAGGILYRFEYSVSPALFLAKARGGTCTLAVSDSDDDVIHRAKYLLDNGFGCYNVFKNNCEDFAIYCKTGLLVLDQSTMGQSGQAVSIIGGPLAAVMSTPLRLVTTNIYGMAATAVGVYCVSRYAADIGMRRDVVKVAVEDLTRRLATGVLQVLEPSLPAAPPFAH from the exons ATGGGGCTGCTCTCGAATAG AATCGCAAGGAGTAACCTCAAACCAGGGGATCATATCTACTCGTGGAGGACTGCATACATCTATGCTCATCACG GAATATATCTTGGAGATGATAAAGTTATACATTTCACCAGACGTGGTCAGGAGGTCGGAACCGGTACCGTGCTAGATGTCCTGCTGGTGAGCTCAGGACCGAATCGATCGTATATTCCGTGCCCCACCTGTGTCCCGAGAGAGGATGCACATGGAGTGGTCTCGTCGTGCTTGAACTGCTTCCTAGCTGGTGGTATTTTGTATCGGTTTGAGTATTCAGTCAGCCCTGCTCTTTTCCTTGCAAAGGCACGGGGAGGGACTTGCACCCTCGCTGTCTCGGATTCTGACGATGATGTGATCCACCGAGCCAAATACCTGCTCGACAACGGATTTGGATGCTACAATGTGTTCAAGAACAACTGTGAGGACTTTGCGATTTACTGCAAGACGGGACTGCTCGTGCTGGATCAGAGTACAATGGGGCAAAGCGGGCAGGCTGTGTCCATTATAGGCGGACCTCTTGCGGCTGTGATGTCCACGCCACTACGGCTCGTCACCACCAACATCTACGGGATGGCAGCGACTGCGGTTGGGGTTTATTGTGTGAGCCGCTATGCGGCAGACATTGGCATGAGGAGAGATGTGGTAAAAGTCGCTGTTGAGGATCTCACGAGAAGGCTCGCCACGGGTGTGCTTCAGGTCCTTGAACCGAGCCTCCCTGCTGCACCACCCTTTGCTCACTAG